From the genome of Triticum aestivum cultivar Chinese Spring chromosome 1A, IWGSC CS RefSeq v2.1, whole genome shotgun sequence:
taagtgtagCTGATCTAGTACTCCctttataaagaaatataaaagcatttagattaGTGGTCTAAACGCTGTTATATTTTTCTACGGAGGAAGTACAAAGTTAGTCCAACTTTATACCAAATCAACGACGCTTATTTTGGAAGGGAGGGAGTATTATCCTTATTTATCCTTATGAAACGCAACAGATATCTACTACTCCAGTGAAAAATTGAGCAGCGGCATGGCATAACTTCATCTCAGATCTTTGGAAGTTTTTTTTAAAGTATATTGATACTTCTAATAGAAGATAATTAATTCCACTTCTGGCCCAAGTCTAGCATGTTGTAGCCATAACTTGCAATTCCACTTCTAGCCCAGTCAAGCTATGATGCATGAAAGAACTTGGAACAGACTTTCTTCTTCTACGCCTCAGGGAGCATATGAATGGTGCAGCGCAGCAACGAGTACATGTTGCTTCAGTAGTTTCATCAAGCTATGTGGCATCAAAGAACTTGTACAGATGTTCCTTTTTCTGTGTGCGTATGAATGATGCAGCGCACTGAGCACATGTCGCTTCAGTAGTTTCTGGTGGgctgcaaaaataaataaaaataaaaaaaatcatgcaaTCAGCTACCCCGGATAAGCTGGTTTTGCAGAATTCTAAAAACAAGATTAACATGGAATTTAACTTTCTTCTGGCAATCCATATGACAGCACTAGTTATAAGTTACCACCCTGCATGCTTTTTTGCTTTATCATCACAAGTCAAAATCTGGATCGCTTCTAGAGATTGTTATGCCCGCATGTACAATGTACTTATCAGTCCCAATATCCCAACTGCCAATCATAGAGAGGATGAATTTCTAACTACGCGTACTTATAAAAGTAATGGAACACAAACTCTAGCAAATTAATTAATTTCATTCATGTCAATTTTATGTTTGATATATAATCAGGGTCAGCATGCCGCTTAATATTTATACGATAAACCATTTAATAGTACATGAATACATATTATGAgaggaaggtaaataatgataGTCTTTCGAAGCTCACTAGAAACAAACAATTTATAAATGTTGCTGATCCCTATTGAATACTTTCCGATGCATGGAAGTAAGCTCAAATTTGTTTCTAGTTTTCATAAATATACTACCATGTCAGCTCTCCATGAGATATAAGGGTGCAATAAAAGTAGGAAATGTTGTATTTCTGCAGAAGACAACCTGTCAAGGACCTTGATTCAAGGACTCACCTCGTTGAGCAGCAGAGAAGGAGGCCACGCCATGATGTAGGGATACAAACTTTCAGGGTAAATGATGGTGCAGAGCTTATTCAGCTTTGCTGTTTCTAGGCAGAAGGACAGGAACAAACCAGGGAAATCACGATCCGGCTCACAGTAAGTAGACAAGTACACAAAGCCATTGACGATCGCCAGAACCTTCAGCGCGATATGATCATTGTCGAAACAGTGATCGTGCGCATGGATGTCCTGCTCTAACGGAAATGTCTTGTGCTGTGTCCATCTCTCGACACCATCATCGTCGGTTCTCCGGAACCAAACAACAAGTGTGAGCTTGACAGTGCTGATGATGCAGAGCCTCCCGTCCTTGGTCTCGCCAGCCGTGAACGCTCCTTGCCCTTCGATGTGCGGAGGCAGGTCGATTCGGGAGAACTGCACTGTCGAGGTGTTCAGCACGCGGGCAAGGGCTCGGCTCCCGTCTGTCCAATAGATACACCCATTCACCAGCGTCCCGTTGCCAGAGCACTTCTCGTTGTCGTCCCCAGGCTGCAAGGCAGGCTGCATGGCTGCGGCCTCCAGAAACGGGAAGATCTGCCACTCCCCGGTCTCTGATGAGAGGACGGCGGCTTGCGCCCCGCAAGCTTCGTGGCAGACGCAGATGACGCGGAACAGGCCGCGGTCTTCGTCGGAGGGGAGGACGTGGTACTCGACGTACATGTCTTCGCAGATCTCGCCGGGCGGCCTGGGGAAGAGATCCAGGGCTCGTGCGAGGGGGTCGTAGACGGCCATGTGCCCGGTGCTGTAGCTGACGAGGACGACGCGCCCGTCGTGGCAGCCCTGGATTACCCACTCGGGGGCGACGCCGTCGATCTCGTCGGGGAGGCGGGTGAGGAGGAAA
Proteins encoded in this window:
- the LOC123051410 gene encoding uncharacterized protein isoform X1 — protein: MACEPSSPPPLPKKQKSPAAAPTTICALGDDLLRKIFLRLPSLPTLVRAALTSRASLGAVRSSPAFRRRFRELHSAPLLGVFLDVFESDTPAFRPLRLHSDPDLAAAVRGGDFLLTRLPDEIDGVAPEWVIQGCHDGRVVLVSYSTGHMAVYDPLARALDLFPRPPGEICEDMYVEYHVLPSDEDRGLFRVICVCHEACGAQAAVLSSETGEWQIFPFLEAAAMQPALQPGDDNEKCSGNGTLVNGCIYWTDGSRALARVLNTSTVQFSRIDLPPHIEGQGAFTAGETKDGRLCIISTVKLTLVVWFRRTDDDGVERWTQHKTFPLEQDIHAHDHCFDNDHIALKVLAIVNGFVYLSTYCEPDRDFPGLFLSFCLETAKLNKLCTIIYPESLYPYIMAWPPSLLLNEPTRNY
- the LOC123051410 gene encoding uncharacterized protein isoform X2 translates to MACEPSSPPPLPKKQKSPAAAPTTICALGDDLLRKIFLRLPSLPTLVRAALTSRASLGAVRSSPAFRRRFRELHSAPLLGVFLDVFESDTPAFRPLRLHSDPDLAAAVRGGDFLLTRLPDEIDGVAPEWVIQGCHDGRVVLVSYSTGHMAVYDPLARALDLFPRPPGEICEDMYVEYHVLPSDEDRGLFRVICVCHEACGAQAAVLSSETGEWQIFPFLEAAAMQPALQPGDDNEKCSGNGTLVNGCIYWTDGSRALARVLNTSTVQFSRIDLPPHIEGQGAFTAGETKDGRLCIISTVKLTLVVWFRRTDDDGVERWTQHKTFPLEQDIHAHDHCFDNDHIALKVLAIVNGFVYLSTYCEPDRDFPGLFLSFCLETAKLNKLCTIIYPESLYPYIMAWPPSLLLNEVSP